The Deltaproteobacteria bacterium genomic interval AACCTCGGAGGTTTCCTCGCTGTTCAATTCATCGTATGCGGGTTTGCCGCAGGCACGTTCCTGCTGGTGATGACAACCATCCGTCGCGATGTCCCCCAGGCAAAATGGTTCCTCGTTCTTCCGCTGGTCGCAATCGGCGTGCTGTCCGCCCGCTCGCGTTTCGATCCTCGGGGGGATCTTGCCTCTCTCCTCGGCCTGGCCGCGGTCCATTACCTCTGGGTCATTCGCCCCAAGCGACTTCCCCTGTGCCTTTTCCTTACGGCATGCGTCTGGTCGAACCTTCACTCGGGAGTCATTTTCGGTGTGCTCGGAATTGCCTTGTTCGGATGCGCCGCCATATTCGAACGGGATCGCGAATCGATCCGCGATGCGCTGTCAGGCGGTATCGCGTTCTTTGTGGGCTCTCTTGTGAACCCCTTCCTCCACTACAATTACCTGTACATCCTTGAAAACTTCGAGATCGCGCGTCGTTTCCCGTTCCCAATAGCCGAACTGCAACACCCATCCTGGAGGAATCCCGCGTTTGCCGCCTTTGCGGTCCTCGTCCTGTTGGGGCTGCTCCCTGCGCTGGTGCGCCGGAGACACCGCGATGTCCTGTTGATCGCGGGATTCGGGGCGATGGGACTGAGTGCCAAACGATTCGTCGCATACCTTGCCGTACTCGCCCTTCCGGGGGTTGTGAAATCATTTCACGACTACCGCGACTGGACGGCCGCGAGGTACGACGTCAAGTTCCTCTCCGCCCTTCTTTACGCGCCCATTCTGGCAACCGCGTTCTACATCGGGTTCCTGGAATTCCGCTCCAATCCCGCAGGTCTTGGAGCGGACCTTCGAAAGTATCCGGCAAGGACATCCGAGTTCCTACTGTCGAAAGGATTCACAGGTCGTATGTACAACTCGTTCAATCAAGGGGGATTCCTCGCCTGGAGATTGTATCCGAACCAGCGGGTATTCATCGACGGAAGGGGCAATGCCTACCCTTGGGATCATTTCACGAAATACGCGGGGTTTTCCCCCCATTCGGTCGCAGTCGATGTACTCGATACGTACAACGTGGACTACGCGATCGTGGAGCGGAACCCCGGCTCCGCCGATGGCGGACCCGTCTTCGCGGCCCTGGGGTGGAAGTTGGTCCATATCGAGGGAGCCGCATACCTCTTCGTCCGTCCCGGCTCGCCGGACGCGATGCGTTCGCGTGCGGAGGTGTTCCACACGTTCTTCCCCTGGGAGAATCAAGAGTCGCTGCTTCGGTCCGCGCGCGCGAATCCCGGTGCGATGCATGCCGAGCTGCTGCGGATCGATCCCCGTTCCGTCCTGTCCGACGGAGACTTCAACCGTCTCGGGTTCTGTGCCTATTCCGCCGGGGACCCCTCGCTTTCGCTCGAATTCTTTTCGGCGGGGCTTTCCCGCCATCCTGCGAACGCATCTCTTAGGCTGAACCTTGCCTTCGTGCTGGAATCCTCCGGCCGTATCGAGGAGGCGGCAAAGCAATACCGGCAGATCGTCGACAAGGATACGACCTCCTTTCCCGCCAAGGAAGCCAGACGGAGACTCGAGGCAATTGGGGGTACGCCATTGCCGCGAACGGGCCCCGCCCGATGAACATCGGCGGAAGACCGATCGAAATCACGGTACTCATGCCGTGTCTGAATGAGGCGAATACCCTTCCCGTGTGCATCCGGAAGGCCATGGCCTCATTGGACGAGATGGGCGCTGCGGGCGAAGTGCTCATTTCCGACAACGGCAGTACCGATGGCTCCCGTGAAATCGCCGTATCGGCCGGAGCCCGGGTGCTGGAGGTTGCGGAACGAGGGTACGGCAACGCGCTTCGATCCGGAATCGCCGCGGCGAACGGGAAGTTCATCATCATGGCGGACTCCGACGACAGTTACGAACTGGACCGCATGGGACCGTTCGTGGAGAAACTCCGGGACGGGTATGAGCTGGTGATGGGCAACCGGTTCCGGGGAGGAATCCGTCCCGGGGCGATGCCGTTCCTTCATCGCTACCTCGGAAACCCCGTTCTCACCGCCATCGGGAAGATCTTTTTCGGGTGCCCGTCCGGGGATTTCCATTGCGGAATGCGGGGATTTTCCCGCGAATCGGCCTTGCGGATGGATCTCCAATCTCCCGGCATGGAGTTCGCCAGCGAGATGGTCATCAAGGCGACCCTTCTCGGTATGCGGATCACCGAGGTCCCGACCGTGTTGTCCCCGGATGGAAGGGGGCGCAAGCCCCACCTCCGCACATGGCGGGATGGCTGGCGCCACCTTCGGTTCATGCTGCTTTTCAGTCCGAATTGGTTATTCGTGTATCCGGGTGCGATGTTCATGCTCATGGGACTGATCCTGGGCGTCCCCCTTACTCGTGGTCCATTGCAGATCGGAAAGGTCACTTTCGACGTCCATACACTGCTATTTTCCTCCGCCTCCGTGGTGATCGGTTTCCAGGCCGTACTTTTCGGCGTGTTCGCACGGGTCTTCGCCGTTACCCAACGGCTGCTGCCGGTGTCGTCCCTGTTTGCGCGGGTTGCAGGCCTTCGAACGTTCGAGTGGGGCTTGTTCTTCGGAGGGGCGTTTTTTCTGTGCGGCCTTGCCGGCTCGGTCTACTCCCTGCGATATTGGGCAATATCGCACTTCGGCGACCTCGATCCCCGAATGACGCTTCGCTTCGTCATCCCTTCGGTGACGGCCATGATCCTCGGACTTCAAACGGGGCTTGCCGGATTTTTCCTGAGCGTGCTGGGGCTTCAGAATCGGCTTTCCCCCCGGAGAGAAGATGCTTGAAGCGATCCGGCGGGCCCACGGTCGCTGGGTAATGTCTCGCCGGACGCAAGTCCTTGCGAACATCCTCGGGGGAGTGCTTCCTCGTCACGGGCGGGTCCTCGACGTCGGAGCCGGGGACGCAAGGATCGATGCGCTGATCATGGAATCGCGATCCGGGCTGACCATCGAGGGAGTGGATGTTCTTGTCCGACCGGAGACCTGCATCCCCGTGTCCCGTTATGACGGCACGACTTTGCCGTACGCGGATCGCAGCTTCGATTGGGTCCTGTTCGTGGATACCCTGCACCATGCCGGGAACCCGGGCGCGCTGCTCGCGGAGGGAAACCGCGTCGCCCGGTCGGGCATGGTAATCAAGGATCATGTGTGCGACGGCATGCTGGACCACGTCCTGCTGGGTTTGATGGATTGGGTGGGGAACCGGCCGCACGGGGTCCCGATTCGCTATCGATATCTGGACGAGGCAACCTGGCGAGAAATCTTTCGGGGTCTTGGGCTCTGCGTGGAAATCTGGGAAGGGCGAATTCCACTGTATCCATGGCCGGCGGGGATGGTATTCAATCGATCGCTGCACTTCATCACGAAAGTCGTCAAGGTGCAGGAAGGATCGTCGGGTTTCCGACGACCTACCCCCGCCTCCATTGACATGAAGGGGTCCAATGGCTAACATTGACGTTGAGGTCAATTATGCGACTGAACCGGGAAGACCAGCAGCAGATCGGGGAGCTCTCCCGCGCCCTCGGCGTAACGGCCCGTACCTTGCGGCTCTACGAGCAGATGGGGCTGATCGACCCGCCGCAGCGGACCGAGGGGGGGATCCGGTACTACACGAAGGACGACATCCGCCGGATCAAGTTCGTGCTGAAGGTGAAGGAGCTGGGACTCACGCTCAAGCAGATGCAGGAGCTGGCGGAAATCTACAGCGAGACGAAGGTCCCGGACAGGATCATGCCGCGGCTGATCGAACTGCTCGACTCCCACACGGAAGCGATCCACCGGAGGATCGGAAAGCTGTCGTCTCTCGCGCGGGACATCGCGGAGTACCGGAAGCGGATCGTCGACTATTACGGCGCCCCGCGACTATTACGGCGCCCCGCGGTAGTCCCTCCCCGCTCGGCTACCCCTGACCCAGCATCCCCTTCATCAGCCCAGCGTCCGCCGGTTTCGACCCGAACCAGATGAGCAGCACCGCCCGCGCAAGCGAAGGGTTGCGCGCCGTTCCCAGCGCTTTCCCGTTGTGGGTCGCGGACACGGTCCCGTCGGCCCCGAGGGCGATGTCCACCGTGTCGCCGGCGACGAAGTCGGAGGTGAACCAGGAGAGGAACGCTTTCGCGTCGGGGCTCCCGGCGACGTCGGGCGCGTTGTTCGCGAGCCCCTCGGCGAACGCCTCGACGATCTTTTCCTTCTCGACCTTCTTGTAGACGAAGCTCATCCGGACGAGCTTGTCGCCGGCATCCGCGAGGAGCTGCTCGCGCGAGGACGCCTTCCGCTCCGTGTAGAGCGCGCCGACGTACACCTTGATGAAGAGCCGCTTCCGGATCCCCGTCCCGTTGAGGGAGAGGGACTTCTTCCCGAACGATACGGCCGGTGCGACGTTCACCCCCGCGACATCCAGCGCGAACGCCTGCGACGACAGCAGCAGCAGCGACAGCGCGATGACGAGCTTCCTCATCCGGCTACCTCCCGATGATCGCTGATAGTGGGCACATTGTAGTACAGATTTCCACAACGGAATCCCATCGCGCTACGGGCTCGTGCCCCCGAGGCACTCCTTCGCGGGGGTACCCCGCCGGCGCGAAGCTCGTGGCGGGGCGGGGGACTTCCCCCCGCTGTGCCCCTCTGTTCGTACTGTTGCGGGGTACCCCGACGGCGCGAAGCTCGTGTCGGGGCGCCCTACGCGCGCGGAGTCCGTCGACTCAGAGCGGGTAGCGCTCCTTGTCGAGCGCGGCGGCGGCGAGCAGCCGCTTGTCCTCCAGGAGCCCGGCCGCGTCGTACCGGGCGGCCCGCCGGACCCCGGCGAGGAGCATCGGCAGCGTCGCCCCCTCGCCGATGTAGAACGCGGCGCGGCGCGCGGCGGACACCGACGCCTCCGCCGACTGGAAGGCGAACACCCGCGCGGCCGCCCCCGCCAGCGGGGCCGCCGCGTTTCCGGACGCGGCCATCTTCTCCGCCCGCAGCACGGCGCTCTCGACGGCGAACGCGCCGATGGCCACGTCGGCCAGCGCGATCAGGATCTCCTGCTCGTCCTTCACCTTCGACC includes:
- a CDS encoding tetratricopeptide repeat protein; this encodes MWWHLAAGRMILDGQFPITNTLSHTFPEYPWRFTQWLFGALIALAENLGGFLAVQFIVCGFAAGTFLLVMTTIRRDVPQAKWFLVLPLVAIGVLSARSRFDPRGDLASLLGLAAVHYLWVIRPKRLPLCLFLTACVWSNLHSGVIFGVLGIALFGCAAIFERDRESIRDALSGGIAFFVGSLVNPFLHYNYLYILENFEIARRFPFPIAELQHPSWRNPAFAAFAVLVLLGLLPALVRRRHRDVLLIAGFGAMGLSAKRFVAYLAVLALPGVVKSFHDYRDWTAARYDVKFLSALLYAPILATAFYIGFLEFRSNPAGLGADLRKYPARTSEFLLSKGFTGRMYNSFNQGGFLAWRLYPNQRVFIDGRGNAYPWDHFTKYAGFSPHSVAVDVLDTYNVDYAIVERNPGSADGGPVFAALGWKLVHIEGAAYLFVRPGSPDAMRSRAEVFHTFFPWENQESLLRSARANPGAMHAELLRIDPRSVLSDGDFNRLGFCAYSAGDPSLSLEFFSAGLSRHPANASLRLNLAFVLESSGRIEEAAKQYRQIVDKDTTSFPAKEARRRLEAIGGTPLPRTGPAR
- a CDS encoding chalcone isomerase family protein, yielding MRKLVIALSLLLLSSQAFALDVAGVNVAPAVSFGKKSLSLNGTGIRKRLFIKVYVGALYTERKASSREQLLADAGDKLVRMSFVYKKVEKEKIVEAFAEGLANNAPDVAGSPDAKAFLSWFTSDFVAGDTVDIALGADGTVSATHNGKALGTARNPSLARAVLLIWFGSKPADAGLMKGMLGQG
- a CDS encoding class I SAM-dependent methyltransferase — protein: MLEAIRRAHGRWVMSRRTQVLANILGGVLPRHGRVLDVGAGDARIDALIMESRSGLTIEGVDVLVRPETCIPVSRYDGTTLPYADRSFDWVLFVDTLHHAGNPGALLAEGNRVARSGMVIKDHVCDGMLDHVLLGLMDWVGNRPHGVPIRYRYLDEATWREIFRGLGLCVEIWEGRIPLYPWPAGMVFNRSLHFITKVVKVQEGSSGFRRPTPASIDMKGSNG
- a CDS encoding glycosyltransferase, which produces MNIGGRPIEITVLMPCLNEANTLPVCIRKAMASLDEMGAAGEVLISDNGSTDGSREIAVSAGARVLEVAERGYGNALRSGIAAANGKFIIMADSDDSYELDRMGPFVEKLRDGYELVMGNRFRGGIRPGAMPFLHRYLGNPVLTAIGKIFFGCPSGDFHCGMRGFSRESALRMDLQSPGMEFASEMVIKATLLGMRITEVPTVLSPDGRGRKPHLRTWRDGWRHLRFMLLFSPNWLFVYPGAMFMLMGLILGVPLTRGPLQIGKVTFDVHTLLFSSASVVIGFQAVLFGVFARVFAVTQRLLPVSSLFARVAGLRTFEWGLFFGGAFFLCGLAGSVYSLRYWAISHFGDLDPRMTLRFVIPSVTAMILGLQTGLAGFFLSVLGLQNRLSPRREDA
- a CDS encoding MerR family transcriptional regulator: MRLNREDQQQIGELSRALGVTARTLRLYEQMGLIDPPQRTEGGIRYYTKDDIRRIKFVLKVKELGLTLKQMQELAEIYSETKVPDRIMPRLIELLDSHTEAIHRRIGKLSSLARDIAEYRKRIVDYYGAPRLLRRPAVVPPRSATPDPASPSSAQRPPVSTRTR